In Meleagris gallopavo isolate NT-WF06-2002-E0010 breed Aviagen turkey brand Nicholas breeding stock chromosome 27, Turkey_5.1, whole genome shotgun sequence, the sequence CTGTGGCCGTTGGGTCCCCGCCAGCCCCTGGCTCcgacagcagcactgccctgcgCTCGGCTTTCAGCCTGGCCCCCGGCCCACCCTGCGGAGCTGCGGCTGCATGGGGGACTCTGGGGGGGTTCTGGGGGGAGCCTGGGGTGCGTGGTGACCCCACGGGTGTCTGACAGCCATCCTGGGGATGTACACACTGATGAGCAACAAGCAGTACTACGACGCGATCTGCAGCGGGACCATCACCAACACGGAGGGCATCAACAGTGAGTGCTGCGCACAGCCAACGTGGGGGCAGGGGGGGATGTGGAGAACAGGAGGAGGGGGCAGCGGGGCCGGTGGTGGGATTGGGGTGAGGAAACCCCATCCTTATGCACACTGTGTGCTACAGgatcattagggttggaaaatATCGCCACGATCGCCAAGTCCGATCCCAACCCATCCACACTGTGCTCCATTGAATTAAAGGATCGTAGAATCATtggggttggaaaagacctccaaagtCACCTGGTCCGACCCCAACCCAGCCCCACCATCCCACCAACTGTGTCCCTAAataggatcacagaaccattaaggttggaaaagacctctaaggtcatccagaccaaccccaacccatccccaccactcAAAGAATGATGGGGTCACAAAATCAGGagggttggaaaagatgacCCAGATCGCTGCCCCCACCAAACCACAAACCAAGTCACTCACACACATCCCTGTCCCCCCCCTCCGTGCCCAGGTGTGGTGAAGCCAGATAAGTACAAACCAGTGCCAGATGAGCCCCCAAACCCCACCAACGTGGAGGAGACCCTGCGGCAGATCCAGGCCAACGACAGCGCGCTGGAGGACGTCAACCTCAACAACATCAAGGTGAGGGCTGCGCCCTGGGCTGTCCCCAGCGTGCTGCTCCATGCCCTGGGCTGACCTCAGGTGCTCGCCCTGAGCCCAAGGGGTCTCTGGAGGTGCCGTGTCCCCCTGATAATGCCTACATCCTCTTGGTGACATCCTTTTGGTGCCACCTGCAACCCTTTTGATGACAACCTGCGTGCTCTTGGGGACGGCTGTGCCCCTGGAGACATCCAGACCCCTGCAGTGCATCCCCTCGGTGACACTTTGCGCCGCTGTGGGGCCGTCCCCACCCCTGGGTGACAGCCACATCCCCTCGCTGCAGGACATTCCCATCTCCACGCTGAAGGCCATCTGTGAGGCCATGAAAACCAACACCCACGTCAAGAAGCTCAGCCTGGTGGCGACCCGCAGCAACGACCCCGTGGCCACTGTGAGTccctccccacatccccaccacCCCCAGAGAGGGAAGGCAGCCCTGGGGAGGCGGGGTGGCACCCTGAGGTGACACCTTGAGGTGACACCGGCACCCTGCAGGCTGTGGCCGAGATGCTGGCAGAGAACAAAACGCTGCAGAGCCTCAACATTGAGTCCAACTTCATCACCAGCGCCGGCATGATGAGCGTCATCAAGGCCATGTACCAGAACAGCACCCTGAGCGAGCTCAAGGTGGACAACCAGGTGAGAGCGGGCAACCACAGGGACCAGGAGGGGTTTGGGGGGTCCCAAAATCCCATCTTGTCCCACGGCCCCACTGCCCCGCAGTGCCAGCGTCTGGGGGACACGGTGGAGATGGAGATGGCGACGATGCTGGAGCAGTGCCCCTCCGTCGTGCGCTTTGGGTACCACTTCACACAGCAAGGCCCCCGCGCCCGCGCCGCCATCGCCATCACCCGCAACAACGAGCTCCGTGAGTGCCCCCCCGGGGGGAATGGGATGAAATCGGGGGCTTGATGGGATCTGGGGACCCGACCTGCTTCTCCCCTGCCCCAGGTcgcaagcagaagaaaacctgAGCGTCCCCCGCCATGGCTCCACTGGAGCCCGGAGCTCGGCTCACCCTGGGCTCTGCTTTGGGCTCCCTGGGGCCAGATCCGCTGTAAATAAAGAGGATGGAGACACGGGGCTGGAGCTGGCTTGTGGAGTGTAATGCCCTCTGTCACAGCTTGAGACCCAGAGGGCCCCAGTTACCTCGAACCATTAACGAAGAGCTCGTTAAGGGGCCCAGCCAGACCTCTGGATCCCCTCAGGAAGCAACGAGCTGCACAGTCGGGGTATTTATACCCAAGGGATTGGGTTACAGGGCCCAAAGCAATGCCAagattttggggggggggtggaAAGTGAGGCACCCCCAGCAGAGAGGTGGGCACCCATGGGGCTCAGAGCCGGGCACCCAGGGCGCACAGCGACTGgcactgtggggctgtggggtgggtggGGGTCTGCAGGGCTCTGGGAAGAGCCCCCCGGCCCGGTGCCGGGTTGGTGCTGGCACCCACTGCAGGCCTGGCACCCATCCCAACAACTATTTATGGCCCCGAGCTGAGCAAGCGGGTAAATCCCAGTGCCCAGGTGTAACATCAGCCGGGGCAGCGCTGCCAGGGANNNNNNNNNNNNNNNNNNNNNNNNNNNNNNNNNNNNNNNNNNNNNNNNNNNNNNNNNNNNNNNNNNNNNNNNNNNNNNNNNNNNNNNNNNNNNNNNNNNNNNNNNNNNNNNNNNNNNNNNNNNNNNNNNNNNNNNNNNNNNNNNNNNNNNNNNNNNNNNNNNNNNNNNNNNNNNNNNNNNNNNNNNNNNNNNNNNNNNNNNNNNNNNNNNNNNNNNNNNNNNNNNNNNNNNNNNNNNNNNNNNNNNNNNNNNNNNNNNNNNNNNNNNNNNNNNNNNNNNNNNNNNNNNNNNNNNNNNNNNNNNNNNNNNNNNNNNNNNNNNNNNNNNNNNNNNNNNNNNNNNNNNNNNNNNNNNNNNNNNNNNNNNNNNNNNNNNNNNNNNNNNNNNNNNNNNNNNNNNNNNNNNNNNNNNNNNNNNNNNNNNNNNNNNNNNNNNNNNNNNNNNNNNNNNNNNNNNNNNNNNNNNNNNNNNNNNNNNNNNNNNNNNNNNNNNNNNNNNNNNNNNNNNNNNNNNNNNNNNNNNNNNNNNNNNNNNNNNNNNNNNNNNNNNNNNNNNNNNNNNNNNNNNNNNNNNNNNNNNNNNNNNNNNNNNNNNNNNNNNNNNNNNNNNNNNNNNNNNNNNNNNNNNNNNNNNNNNNNNNNNNNNNNNNNNNNNNNNNNNNNNNNNNNNNNNNNNNNNNNNNNNNNNNNNNNNNNNNNNNNNNNNNNNNNNNNNNNNNNNNNNNNNNNNNNNNNNNNNNNNNNNNNNNNNNNNNNNNNNNNNNNNNNNNNNNNNNNNNNNNNNNNNNNNNNNNNNNNNNNNNNNNNNNNNNNNNNNNNNNNNNNNNNNNNNNNNNNNNNNNNNNNNNNNNNNNNNNNNNNNNNNNNNNNNNNNNNNNNNNNNNNNNNNNNNNNNNNNNNNNNNNNNNNNNNNNNNNNNNNNNNNNNNNNNNNNNNNNNNNNNNNNNNNNNNNNNNNNNNNNNNNNNNNNNNNNNNNNNNNNNNNNNNNNNNNNNNNNNNNNNNNNNNNNNNNNNNNNNNNNNNNNNNNNNNNNNNNNNNNNNNNNNNNNNNNNNNNNNNNNNNNNNNNNNNNNNNNNNNNNNNNNNNNNNNNNNNNNNNNNNNNNNNNNNNNNNNNNNNNNNNNNNNNNNNNNNNNNNNNNNNNNNNNNNNNNNNNNNNNNNNNNNNNNNNNNNNNNNNNNNNNNNNNNNNNNNNNNNNNNNNNNNNNNNNNNNNNNNNNNNNNNNNNNNNNNNNNNNNNNNNNNNNNNNNNNNNNNNNNNNNNNNNNNNNNNNNNNNNNNNNNNNNNNNNNNNNNNNNNNNNNNNNNNNNNNNNNNNNNNNNNNNNNNNNNNNNNNNNNNNNNNNNNNNNNNNNNNNNNNNNNNNNNNNNNNNNNNNNNNNNNNNNNNNNNNNNNNNNNNNNNNNNNNNNNNNNNNNNNNNNNNNNNNNNNNNNNNNNNNNNNNNNNNNNNNNNNNNNNNNNNNNNNNNNNNNNNNNNNNNNNNNNNNNNNNNNNNNNNNNNNNNNNNNNNNNNNNNNNNNNNNNNNNNNNNNNNNNNNNNNNNNNNNNNNNNNNNNNNNNNNNNNNNNNNNNNNNNNNNNNNNNNNNNNNNNNNNNNNNNNNNNNNNNNNNNNNNNNNNNNNNNNNNNNNNNNNNNNNNNNNNNNNNNNNNNNNNNNNNNNNNNNNNNNNNNNNNNNNNNNNNNNNNNNNNNNNNNNNNNNNNNNNNNNNNNNNNNNNNNNNNNNNNNNNNNNNNNNNNNNNNNNNNNNNNNNNNNNNNNNNNNNNNNNNNNNNNNNNNNNNNNNNNNNNNNNNNNNNNNNNNNNNNNNNNNNNNNNNNNNNNNNNNNNNNNNNNNNNNNNNNNNNNNNNNNNNNNNNNNNNNNNNNNNNNNNNNNNNNNNNNNNNNNNNNNNNNNNNNNNNNNNNNNNNNNNNNNNNNNNNNNNNNNNNNNNNNNNNNNNNNNNNNNNNNNNNNNNNNNNNNNNNNNNNNNNNNNNNNNNNNNNNNNNNNNNNNNNNNNNNNNNNNNNNNNNNNNNNNNNNNNNNNNNNNNNNNNNNNNNNNNNNNNNNNNNNNNNNNNNNNNNNNNNNNNNNNNNNNNNNNNNNNNNNNNNNNNNNNNNNNNNNNNNNNNNNNNNNNNNNNNNNNNNNNNNNNNNNNNNNNNNNNNNNNNNNNNNNNNNNNNNNNNNNNNNNNNNNNNNNNNNNNNNNNNNNNNNNNNNNNNNNNNNNNNNNNNNNNNNNNNNNNNNNNNNNNNNNNNNNNNNNNNNNNNNNNNNNNNNNNNNNNNNNNNNNNNNNNNNNNNNNNNNNNNNNNNNNNNNNNNNNNNNNNNNNNNNNNNNNNNNNNNNNNNNNNNNNNNNNNNNNNNNNNNNNNNNNNNNNNNNNNNNNNNNNNNNNNNNNNNNNNNNNNNNNNNNNNNNNNNNNNNNNNNNNNNNNNNNNNNNNNNNNNNNNNNNNNNNNNNNNNNNNNNNNNNNNNNNNNNNNNNNNNNNNNNNNNNNNNNNNNNNNNNNNNNNNNNNNNNNNNNNNNNNNNNNNNNNNNNNNNNNNNNNNNNNNNNNNNNNNNNNNNNNNNNNNNNNNNNNNNNNNNNNNNNNNNNNNNNNNNNNNNNNNNNNNNNNNNNNNNNNNNNNNNNNNNNNNNNNNNNNNNNNNNNNNNNNNNNNNNNNNNNNNNNNNNNNNNNNNNNNNNNNNNNNNNNNNNNNNNNNNNNNNNNNNNNNNNNNNNNNNNNNNNNNNNNNNNNNNNNNNNNNNNNNNNNNNNNNNNNNNNNNNNNNNNNNNNNNNNNNNNNNNNNNNNNNNNNNNNNNNNNNNNNNNNNNNNNNNNNNNNNNNNNNNNNNNNNNNNNNNNNNNNNNNNNNNNNNNNNNNNNNNNNNNNNNNNNNNNNNNNNNNNNNNNNNNNNNNNNNNNNNNNNNNNNNNNNNNNNNNNNNNNNNNNNNNNNNNNNNNNNNNNNNNNNNNNNNNNNNNNNNNNNNNNNNNNNNNNNNNNNNNNNNNNNNNNNNNNNNNNNNNNNNNNNNNNNNNNNNNNNNNNNNNNNNNNNNNNNNNNNNNNNNNNNNNNNNNNNNNNNNNNNNNNNNNNNNNNNNNNNNNNNNNNNNNNNNNNNNNNNNNNNNNNNNNNNNNNNNNNNNNNNNNNNNNNNNNNNNNNNNNNNNNNNNNNNNNNNNNNNNNNNNNNNNNNNNNNNNNNNNNNNNNNNNNNNNNNNNNNNNNNNNNNNNNNNNNNNNNNNNNNNNNNNNNNNNNNNNNNNNNNNNNNNNNNNNNNNNNNNNNNNNNNNNNNNNNNNNNNNNNNNNNNNNNNNNNNNNNNNNNNNNNNNNNNNNNNNNNNNNNNNNNNNNNNNNNNNNNNNNNNNNNNNNNNNNNNNNNNNNNNNNNNNNNNNNNNNNNNNNNNNNNNNNNNNNNNNNNNNNNNNNNNNNNNNNNNNNNNNNNNNNNNNNNNNNNNNNNNNNNNNNNNNNNNNNNNNNNNNNNNNNNNNNNNNNNNNNNNNNNNNNNNNNNNNNNNNNNNNNNNNNNNNNNNNNNNNNNNNNNNNNNNNNNNNNNNNNNNNNNNNNNNNNNNNNNNNNNNNNNNNNNNNNNNNNNNNNNNNNNNNNNNNNNNNNNNNNNNNNNNNNNNNNNNNNNNNNNNNNNNNNNNNNNNNNNNNNNNNNNNNNNNNNNNNNNNNNNNNNNNNNNNNNNNNNNNNNNNNNNNNNNNNNNNNNNNNNNNNNNNNNNNNNNNNNNNNNNNNNNNNNNNNNNNNNNNNNNNNNNNNNNNNNNNNNNNNNNNNNNNNNNNNNNNNNNNNNNNNNNNNNNNNNNNNNNNNNNNNNNNNNNNNNNNNNNNNNNNNNNNNNNNNNNNNNNNNNNNNNNNNNNNNNNNNNNNNNNNNNNNNNNNNNNNNNNNNNNNNNNNNNNNNNNNNNNNNNNNNNNNNNNNNNNNNNNNNNNNNNNNNNNNNNNNNNNNNNNNNNNNNNNNNNNNNNNNNNNNNNNNNNNNNNNNNNNNNNNNNNNNNNNNNNNNNNNNNNNNNNNNNNNNNNNNNNNNNNNNNNNNNNNNNNNNNNNNNNNNNNNNNNNNNNNNNNNNNNNNNNNNNNNNNNNNNNNNNNNNNNNNNNNNNNNNNNNNNNNNNNNNNNNNNNNNNNNNNNNNNNNNNNNNNNNNNNNNNNNNNNNNNNNNNNNNNNNNNNNNNNNNNNNNNNNNNNNNNNNNNNNNNNNNNNNNNNNNNNNNNNNNNNNNNNNNNNNNNNNNNNNNNNNNNNNNNNNNNNNNNNNNNNNNNNNNNNNNNNNNNNNNNNNNNNNNNNNNNNNNNNNNNNNNNNNNNNNNNNNNNNNNNNNNNNNNNNNNNNNNNNNNNNNNNNNNNNNNNNNNNNNNNNNNNNNNNNNNNNNNNNNNNNNNNNNNNNNNNNNNNNNNNNNNNNNNNNNNNNNNNNNNNNNNNNNNNNNNNNNNNNNNNNNNNNNNNNNNNNNNNNNNNNNNNNNNNNNNNNNNNNNNNNNNNNNNNNNNNNNNNNNNNNNNNNNNNNNNNNNNNNNNNNNNNNNNNNNNNNNNNNNNNNNNNNNNNNNNNNNNNNNNNNNNNNNNNNNNNNNNNNNNNNNNNNNNNNNNNNNNNNNNNNNNNNNNNNNNNNNNNNNNNNNNNNNNNNNNNNNNNNNNNNNNNNNNNNNNNNNNNNNNNNNNNNNNNNNNNNNNNNNNNNNNNNNNNNNNNNNNNNNNNNNNNNNNNNNNNNNNNNNNNNNNNNNNNNNNNNNNNNNNNNNNNNNNNNNNNNNNNNNNNNNNNNNNNNNNNNNNNNNNNNNNNNNNNNNNNNNNNNNNNNNNNNNNNNNNNNNNNNN encodes:
- the TMOD4 gene encoding tropomodulin-4 isoform X2, translating into MTSYRQELEKYRDIDEDKILQELSAEELEQLDTELLEMDPENVLLPAGLRQRDQTQKSPTGPLDREALLQHLEKQALEAKEREDLVPFTGEKKGKPFVPKNPTREIPREEQITLEPELEEALANATEAEMCDIAAILGMYTLMSNKQYYDAICSGTITNTEGINSVVKPDKYKPVPDEPPNPTNVEETLRQIQANDSALEDVNLNNIKDIPISTLKAICEAMKTNTHVKKLSLVATRSNDPVATAVAEMLAENKTLQSLNIESNFITSAGMMSVIKAMYQNSTLSELKVDNQCQRLGDTVEMEMATMLEQCPSVVRFGYHFTQQGPRARAAIAITRNNELRRKQKKT
- the TMOD4 gene encoding tropomodulin-4 isoform X1; amino-acid sequence: MPCAAGALGSAPGAAQAASTAPASGQLCRPPPDPAAMTSYRQELEKYRDIDEDKILQELSAEELEQLDTELLEMDPENVLLPAGLRQRDQTQKSPTGPLDREALLQHLEKQALEAKEREDLVPFTGEKKGKPFVPKNPTREIPREEQITLEPELEEALANATEAEMCDIAAILGMYTLMSNKQYYDAICSGTITNTEGINSVVKPDKYKPVPDEPPNPTNVEETLRQIQANDSALEDVNLNNIKDIPISTLKAICEAMKTNTHVKKLSLVATRSNDPVATAVAEMLAENKTLQSLNIESNFITSAGMMSVIKAMYQNSTLSELKVDNQCQRLGDTVEMEMATMLEQCPSVVRFGYHFTQQGPRARAAIAITRNNELRRKQKKT